The sequence ctccatgtaGTCACTGACCTTGGCACTCTCCAAACCCCATCTTTTTGGGGTTTCTACAGAGGCTTCATTATAGAcatatgattgattaaatcattgtcCTTTGGTGACTAATTCAACCtctagcccctctccccttcccagaggTCAGGGAATGGGATTGaaagttctaaccctctaatcacaaGGTTGATTCTCTAGCAACCAGCCCCTGTCCTTAGAGGCTTTCTAAAAGTCACCTTATTAACATAAACTCTGGTGTGGTTGACAGGAGCTTGTTATAAATATTAGCACACCTCTATCACTCTCACCACTTACGAAATTCCAAgaattttaggagttctgtgccaggaTTTAGGACAagattaaatacatatttcttactAAAAATCACAATATCTCAGATGAAAATGTCTTATTTCACCTCATTCTTGAATGACAGTTTGGGGTATACAATTCTAGGCTGATAGTTATTTTTCTCTCAGTACATTGAAGGTATTATTCACTTTCCTACTGGCTTCCACTGTTGCttttgataaactttttttttcttaagatttcctCTCTACCTATTTTTAAGATCTTCCCTCTGTCTTTGGGAATCTGGACTTAGTGTCACTAAGATGTGACTAGGTAGAGCTACAGACCCACTGGACTTCCTGAGCCTAAGAAGCGACAACTTCcatcaattctggaaaattctcagccatatttctttcttttgccccatgttcttttctctccttctgtaaTTCCACTTGGATCATGATATCATATTaaatcttctctcctttctcccatctctcactctctttcaTATTTCCCAATTCTTCAGAAAATAcatccatggatttttttttaaggaacatatttttatttctagaagttaTCTTTGATCTGTTTTATGCCTGCTTAACCATTTTTATAGTCTCTTGCTTCTTACCAATATTTAAATGccttattttacttctttaaatatactaaatatacttattttatatgcCTGGGTATTCCAATATCTGAAAATTCATAGGTTTGATTCCACTATTTTTCTGCTGACTCTTGTTCCTTTTGGGGTTAAATTagtatttctggattttctggTTTTTTAATAACAAAGGTTTATTCCTTATAACTTATTCTCTGTAAAACTTGAGTTGGACAAGGGTCTGTGAAGAAAGGATTACATTTGCATTTGCCAAGCTTCTAGAAACACTACCACCCagggctacttttttttttttaactatgacAGCTAATTTTCAGAACTTCATACTTTTTACAAAACAAACTAAAGCAAATAGGAAAACCAGCAAAGATCTTCCTGAGTATCTGTACCAGTTCTCACAGTGATCAGTGTTTATGAAATTGGAAGCAAATGTAAAGATTAAACACCAACTGATCCCCTTGGGTAATGTGCACCCGGAGGCTGGCTTTAGAGCTCCTAAAAGTCAGAGCttcctgtaagctccagtgcttcTGTGAAAACTAATTTGGTTTGTTCAAGAAAGGGAGTACTTCTGTTGTATGGCAGTctccttttaaaaacactgagGTAAAACATGGAATATGTATCTCTTCGGACCTGAACCAAATATTTTAAGGTCCCAGATACCTGGAGAACCCTGAAGACATTTACAGAATACATGACCTCCAAGGCAGCATTTTACTCAGAAGCTGTCCGCACCGTGGCCCACCTCCTTTCTCATTTACTTTATGGCTCCCATATAAGGTCACATGTCAGCACAGCAGCTTATGCTCAGGCTGAGGGCCTGATGTTCCATAAATACCGCTGCCCAGAGAAGACGCTTGGCTCCCGACTCTGGGTGTCCACAGATGGTGAGAAGCCCTGAGTGTTCCAAACTCACAGCACAGATGCTGGCAGCACCATCAGCACATGGTCTCCTGTGTCCTTTATTTATATGTCACTAAGACCCACTCTATTCTGGTGCAGAGGATGCTTGCCTTCTTAATTTTGTTCACTCCAGGAGACTGAACCTCAGGATGGCACTCCCCACCCAGCCTGACCCCCTGCTCTTCAGTTTGGGGGAATGGGAAGGGATCAGAACTGCCTAgctcagaaatagagacacagatgtagagaacaaacatatggacagcaaggggggaaagcgggggtggggggggaggggggatgaagtgggagagtgggattgccatatatacattactaataagaaaaaaaatatcaaattgtacactttaaatatatgcagtttattgtatgtcaaaaaaaaaaaaaaaaaaaactgcctggCTGTTTCCTTGCCTAAGGGGAGCCTTGCCTCATCGGGCTGGCCAAGCCCTCACCACCCCCCCATGTCTTCGTCACCTTCAATTTCACAGTTCCTCTCTGTGCACCATCTTCCTGACTTGGGCTCCcagcagctccccaccccccacctccactctccccacctcctcctggagTGACTCCTAGCTGCAACTGGCTGCAGGTTCTTGGAGGGGATACACCAGGATGGCTCCTTTGTTGCTCAGTCATCCCATCCCAACTCCGTGGGCGTCACTCAGATGCCTCACAAGGACAGGCCTGTCTGCTCTTTGCAGACAGGTCTGCAGGCCACAGCTCAGAGTCACCAGGACCCAGTCTCCTCTGGACTTGGAGCTCCCTCACTGGTCCAGGCCTCTGAGGCCTCTTCCCTTCTTGTCACTCCAGCAAACAAAGAAACTCTGCTACAATATTTTATCTGGTGCGCTCAGGGAGAGCATCTCAATGTATCTAGTCTACCCAAATCCAAGTCCCATCACCTTCCACtcagaatgaaaacacaatgatccagggggcttcctaggtggcgcagtggttagaatccgcctgccaatgcaggggacacgggttcgattcctgctccaggaagatcccacatgcagtggagcaactaagccctaagcccatgagccacaactattgagcctgcactttagaccccacaagccacaactattgagcccatgtgctgcaactactgaagcccacgcgcctagagcccgtgctctgcaacaagagaagccatggcaatgagcccacgcaccacaacgaagagtagcccccactcaatgcaactaaagaaagccagtgcacagcaaaaaagacccaacacagccaataaaattaattaattaattaactttaaaaaaagaaaaaagaaaacacaatgatccaaaacctgggatgcagcaaaagcagttctaggagggaagtttatagcaatacaatctcacctcaagaaacaagaaaattctcaaacAACTTAACTAgacacctaaagcaactacagaaagaagaacaaacaaaacccagagttagtagaaggaaagaaatcataaaaatcaaagcagaaataaatagagacaaaaaaaaaaaacaattacaaagatcaatgaaactaaaagctggttatttgagaagatgaacaaaattgataaacccttagccagactcatcaagaaaaaaagtgagaggactcaaatcaataaaattagaaatgaaaaaggagaagttacaacagacaccgcagaaatacaaaggatcctaagaaactactacaagcaaccatacagcaataaaatggataacctggaagaaatggacaaattcttagaaaggtaaaatctcccaagactgaaccagaaagaaatagaaaatatgaacagaccaatcacaagtactgaaatggaaactgtgattaaaaaactcacAACACTGAAGGACGCGGGCTGCGGAGTTTGAGCGTTTTGAAAGATTGAAATCATGGCAGGTCCAGAAACTCATGCCCAGCTCCAATTCACTGgtatcaaaaaatatttcaactcTTACACTGTCACAGGGAGAATGAATTGTGTACTGGCCACATATGGAAGTATTGCTTTGATAGTCTTATACTTCAAGTTAAGGTCTAAAAAAACCCCAGCTGTGAAAGCAATGTAAACGGATCCTAAACTGTCCCTATATGGAAGTATTGCTTTGATAGTCTTATACTTCAAGTTAAGGTCTAAAAAAACCCCAGCTGTGAAAGCAATGTAAACGGATTCTAAACTGTCCCTCATCTGTTAAGTTTCCATGGCCAGAAGAAACTAATGTCAACTCATCATGTGATACTCAATTTGTACAATAAATTatgaacctggaaaaaaaaaaaactcacaacaaacaaaagtccaggaccagatggcttcacaggcaaattctataaaacatatagaaaagagctaacacctacccttctgaaactcttccaaaaaactgcagagaaggaacactcccaagtgcattctacgaggccaccatcaccctattaccaaaacaagacaaagatatccaaaaaaaagaaagaaagaaaggaagggagggagggagggagggagagagagagagagagaaagagagagaaagagagaaagagagagagaaagaaagaaagaaagaaggaaggaaggaaggaaggaaggaagacagacagacagacagacagacagacaagaaaggaaattacaggccaatatcactgatgaacatagacacaaaaatcctcaacaaaatactatcaatctgaatccaacaacacattaaaaggatcatacaccatgatcaagtggactttatcccagggatgcaaagattcttcaattatacacaaatcaatcaatgtgatacatcaggttaacaaactgaagaataaaaaccatataataatctcaacagatgcagaaaaagcttttgacaaaattcaacacccatttatgataaaaactctccagaaagtgggcatagagggaaccttcctcaacataataaaggccataatgacaaacccatagccaacatcatcctcaatggtgaaaagctgaaagcatttcctctaagatcaggaacaagacaaagatgtccactattaccacttttattcaacataattttagaagtcctaaccacagaaaccagagaagaaaaagaaacaaaaggaattcaaattggaaaagaagtaaaactgtcactgtttgcagataacatggtactatacacagaaaatcctaaagacattaccagaaaactaccagagctcatcaatgaCTTTGGTAAgactgcaggatacaaaatcaatgcacagaaatctcttgcattcctatacactaacaatgaaagatcagaaagagaaattaaggaaataatcccatttaccttcacataaaaataaaataaaatacctaggaataaacctacctaaggaggcaaaagacctgcactcagaaaactataagacactgatgaaagaagtcaaagatgacaccATGAAATCAaagataccatgttcttggattggaagaatcactaCTGTCAAAATGACCAtcgaagcaatctacagattcagtgtaatccctatcaaattatcaatggcattttttacagaattagaacaaaaaagtttacaatttggatggaaacacaaaagaccccaaatagcgaaagcaatcttgagaaagtaaaatggagctagaggaatcaggctccctgatgtCAGGCTAAACACAAggctacattaatcaaaacagtatggtactgggaattccctggcagtcccatggttaggactctgcacttcgactgtagggggcatgggttcaatccctggttgggggaagaGATCtggcatgcc is a genomic window of Hippopotamus amphibius kiboko isolate mHipAmp2 chromosome 15, mHipAmp2.hap2, whole genome shotgun sequence containing:
- the LOC130836407 gene encoding ATP synthase membrane subunit K, mitochondrial-like, giving the protein MAGPETHAQLQFTGIKKYFNSYTVTGRMNCVLATYGSIALIVLYFKLRSKKTPAVKAM